The following proteins are co-located in the Moraxella nasovis genome:
- the hflX gene encoding ribosome rescue GTPase HflX: MQYFERAEGGENAILVHLTISKMSDPNDLEEFRLLVNSAGANELEIITGSRAMPHAKYFVGTGKADEIAQAVERHGADIVIFNHELSPSQERNLEKLFKCRVLGRTGLILDIFASRAKTHEGKLQVELAQLNHLATRLVRGWTHLERQKGGIGLRGPGETQLETDRRLLQIRVGQLKAKLDKVKQTRKQGRAKRQKSDVPTISLVGYTNAGKSTLFNRLADDNIYAADQLFATLDPTLRRVKWAGVGNVVLADTVGFVRHLPHELVESFHATLEETLEADLLLHVIDTASDTLHEQIDAVNDVLDEIKADAPILLVYNKIDKSGEDPTIVYKEQGVPHRVYVSAQKNLGMDKLTQAVSELLVGKLSTYHLTLPFNAGQLKSALHELDVIDDATFGDDGREMITITLAKDKLKELLGKFGLMAHDVLPQDEADTLLPELEEFEQRTLTVSDEQDLDEFCL, encoded by the coding sequence TTGCAATATTTTGAACGAGCAGAAGGCGGTGAGAATGCCATCTTAGTACATCTAACCATCTCAAAGATGAGCGATCCAAATGACCTAGAAGAGTTCCGCCTGTTGGTGAATTCGGCGGGGGCGAACGAGCTTGAGATTATCACAGGTAGCCGAGCAATGCCTCATGCCAAATACTTCGTCGGGACAGGTAAGGCAGACGAGATTGCTCAAGCGGTTGAGCGTCATGGTGCAGATATCGTTATCTTTAACCACGAACTTAGCCCAAGCCAAGAACGCAACTTAGAAAAACTCTTTAAGTGCCGAGTGCTTGGGCGTACAGGACTTATCTTAGATATCTTTGCAAGTCGTGCTAAGACGCATGAAGGCAAGCTACAAGTAGAGCTAGCCCAGCTCAACCATTTGGCGACTCGCTTGGTGCGTGGCTGGACGCATTTAGAGCGTCAAAAGGGGGGTATCGGACTTCGTGGACCGGGTGAGACCCAGCTAGAGACTGACCGCCGTCTGCTCCAGATTCGTGTCGGTCAGCTAAAGGCGAAATTAGATAAAGTTAAACAAACTCGTAAGCAAGGACGAGCAAAACGTCAAAAATCAGACGTGCCAACCATCTCGCTTGTAGGTTATACGAATGCAGGTAAGTCCACACTGTTTAACCGCTTAGCTGATGATAATATCTATGCTGCCGATCAGCTGTTTGCTACGCTTGATCCGACTTTACGCCGTGTCAAGTGGGCAGGCGTGGGAAATGTCGTGCTTGCTGATACGGTAGGTTTTGTGCGTCATCTACCCCATGAACTGGTTGAAAGTTTTCACGCCACCTTAGAAGAGACGTTAGAAGCCGACCTTTTGTTGCATGTTATTGATACAGCAAGTGACACCTTACACGAGCAGATTGATGCGGTGAATGATGTGCTAGATGAGATTAAAGCAGATGCTCCGATTTTATTGGTATATAATAAGATTGATAAGAGTGGCGAAGATCCGACCATTGTTTATAAAGAGCAAGGCGTGCCGCACCGTGTCTATGTTTCTGCTCAAAAGAACCTAGGCATGGATAAGCTTACCCAAGCAGTCAGTGAGCTACTCGTCGGTAAACTTTCTACTTATCATCTGACATTGCCCTTTAATGCAGGTCAGCTAAAGAGTGCCTTACATGAGCTTGATGTGATTGATGACGCTACGTTTGGTGATGATGGACGTGAGATGATTACCATTACTTTAGCTAAAGACAAGCTAAAAGAGTTGCTTGGCAAGTTTGGGCTGATGGCACATGATGTACTGCCACAGGACGAAGCCGATACACTCTTGCCAGAGCTTGAAGAGTTTGAGCAGCGGACACTCACAGTCAGTGATGAGCAGGATTTAGATGAATTTTGTTTATAA
- a CDS encoding CidA/LrgA family protein has translation MKSPYLNPKLYKGLIATIALVVSVRELALVVCTWFGMPTAANIVGLVALFVALIGLRLASGQLPQWLSSSASVLLVDSGFAFLPVSAGAGILLFGLGSDFFAVSAVIIISVVIPLWVFAKLSAKWLQERPSPTVSDKG, from the coding sequence ATGAAATCCCCCTATCTAAACCCTAAGCTTTATAAAGGTCTGATCGCCACCATCGCCTTAGTGGTGAGTGTGCGTGAGCTAGCTTTGGTGGTCTGTACTTGGTTTGGTATGCCGACAGCGGCAAATATCGTCGGTCTTGTGGCGTTATTTGTCGCCTTGATAGGCTTACGTCTGGCGTCAGGGCAGTTGCCACAATGGCTGTCATCATCAGCCAGTGTGCTACTTGTAGATAGTGGCTTTGCGTTCTTACCTGTATCAGCAGGGGCGGGTATCTTATTATTTGGCTTAGGCTCAGACTTTTTTGCGGTGTCAGCTGTTATTATCATTAGTGTGGTTATACCGCTTTGGGTATTTGCCAAGCTGTCTGCCAAGTGGCTTCAAGAACGTCCATCGCCCACAGTATCTGATAAAGGATAA
- a CDS encoding LrgB family protein, whose product MPAIDSTTIITAFMVTLIAHITAKYVLRYLNRYIRGVPMIIIAIILTLTILLMINMPYQTYYANAKPVFDRLLGYSTVLLAVPLAGMDFKGLPVKRLGVVVVLASIVGAILPMSLAYAFFLNIETILAFATRSVTTPVGLSVAQIINAPLVMANLIIIVSGILGAGICRVVFKNIEDERAQGLSLGLVAHAIGTVEAWTISPTAGRYAAFGLAINGLITAVWLPMAVLWVMG is encoded by the coding sequence ATGCCAGCCATTGACAGCACGACCATCATCACAGCCTTTATGGTAACGCTTATCGCCCATATCACAGCAAAATACGTCCTAAGGTATCTTAATCGCTACATTCGTGGTGTGCCGATGATTATCATCGCCATTATCTTAACGCTGACTATCTTACTGATGATAAATATGCCGTATCAGACCTATTATGCTAATGCTAAGCCTGTGTTTGATCGCTTGTTGGGATATAGCACGGTGTTACTTGCCGTACCTTTAGCTGGAATGGATTTTAAAGGTTTGCCTGTAAAGAGGCTTGGCGTGGTCGTCGTGCTTGCCAGTATCGTAGGGGCAATTTTGCCGATGTCGCTTGCCTATGCCTTTTTCTTAAATATTGAGACGATATTGGCATTTGCGACCCGTTCGGTAACGACGCCTGTGGGCTTATCTGTCGCCCAGATTATCAATGCACCGCTTGTGATGGCAAACCTTATTATCATCGTATCAGGCATACTTGGAGCGGGTATTTGTCGTGTGGTGTTTAAAAACATCGAAGATGAAAGAGCCCAAGGGCTATCGCTTGGCTTAGTCGCTCATGCTATTGGCACAGTAGAAGCATGGACGATAAGCCCAACAGCAGGGCGGTATGCAGCATTTGGTCTGGCGATTAATGGGCTAATTACAGCGGTATGGCTACCGATGGCGGTGCTGTGGGTTATGGGCTGA
- the miaE gene encoding tRNA-(ms[2]io[6]A)-hydroxylase yields the protein MNQEDDLKQITAKARATTDISHIHAFLGTKTSESWLKLAKANLPLLMQDHANCEKKAAGTAMNLIFRYESHRQLQERLAQLVREEMLHYEQVLSLMKERGIKWSYLPAGRYAKGLLKHKRTWESAAMVDVLIIGAFIEARSCERFKALADVIDDEKLARYYRYLLKSESRHYEDYLMLAQSVSKEPIDERVAFFRDVEAALIDETDDELRFHSGVPSQALLGELGAA from the coding sequence ATGAACCAAGAAGACGACTTAAAGCAGATCACCGCCAAGGCAAGAGCTACCACAGACATTAGTCATATTCATGCTTTTTTAGGCACAAAAACGAGCGAAAGCTGGCTAAAGCTTGCCAAGGCAAACCTACCGCTACTCATGCAAGATCATGCCAACTGCGAGAAAAAAGCAGCAGGCACAGCGATGAATTTAATTTTCCGTTATGAATCTCACAGACAGCTCCAAGAACGATTGGCACAGCTGGTGCGTGAAGAAATGCTCCATTATGAACAGGTGCTATCCTTGATGAAAGAGCGTGGTATCAAGTGGTCGTATTTGCCTGCAGGGCGTTATGCTAAGGGGCTGCTAAAGCATAAGCGGACGTGGGAGAGTGCTGCCATGGTGGACGTGCTGATTATCGGAGCGTTCATTGAAGCTCGTTCGTGCGAACGATTTAAAGCATTGGCAGATGTCATTGATGATGAAAAATTAGCACGCTATTATAGGTATCTGTTAAAATCTGAGAGCCGTCATTATGAAGATTATCTTATGCTAGCTCAGTCGGTCAGCAAAGAGCCTATCGATGAGCGGGTGGCGTTTTTTCGTGATGTGGAAGCGGCATTAATTGATGAGACAGATGACGAACTGCGGTTTCATAGTGGCGTGCCATCACAGGCACTGCTTGGGGAGCTTGGTGCGGCATAA
- a CDS encoding porin, protein MKKVLLATAIAALSVSAAQAAPTLYGKAFLTLDLQDGSEHSLAKDSRTQLKSNGSRIGLKGSEALTTNTDLVYQLEYGVRVDDNTDTFKARDTYLGLANKQYGTVVAGRLSAVDGTVDYANVTKGGVIGGDNVLAAFDSPRVNNTIAYFSPERNGVQVFGAYVMDETKGSVKENLDTFRTVVNADGTSTLVRDTKSVPNKGQDSLGRDAFQIGAKYEVGQIKAGAAYTQAGDRKIARVSGAYALNKDLTVGALVQTDKGNAVKFGQTAGTEKLITVSAKLKTATPWTAYGQVDLVDNAEGVQDAEAQRLVVGGEYAINKNTTGHVYGAYKRDELKAANVTAKDNSYGIGAGLEYKF, encoded by the coding sequence ATGAAAAAAGTACTTTTAGCAACAGCAATCGCTGCTCTATCTGTATCAGCTGCTCAAGCTGCGCCTACTCTTTACGGTAAAGCTTTCTTAACTCTTGACCTTCAAGACGGTAGTGAGCACAGCCTTGCTAAAGACTCTCGTACCCAACTTAAATCAAACGGTTCACGTATCGGTCTTAAAGGCTCAGAAGCTCTAACTACAAACACTGATCTTGTTTATCAGTTGGAGTACGGCGTAAGAGTTGATGATAATACAGATACTTTTAAAGCTCGTGATACCTACCTAGGTCTTGCAAACAAACAATACGGTACTGTGGTAGCAGGTCGTCTATCAGCGGTTGATGGTACTGTTGACTATGCAAACGTAACCAAAGGCGGTGTTATCGGTGGTGATAACGTTCTAGCAGCATTTGATAGCCCTCGTGTAAACAACACCATCGCTTATTTTTCTCCAGAGCGTAACGGCGTACAAGTATTTGGTGCGTATGTAATGGATGAAACTAAAGGTTCGGTTAAAGAAAATCTAGATACTTTCAGAACTGTTGTTAATGCTGATGGGACAAGTACTTTAGTTCGAGATACTAAATCTGTTCCAAACAAAGGTCAAGACAGCCTAGGTCGTGACGCATTCCAAATCGGTGCCAAATACGAAGTGGGTCAAATCAAAGCTGGTGCAGCCTACACCCAAGCTGGCGATCGTAAGATTGCTCGTGTAAGCGGTGCTTACGCACTTAATAAAGACCTAACGGTTGGTGCTTTAGTGCAAACTGACAAAGGCAATGCAGTTAAGTTTGGTCAAACTGCAGGAACTGAAAAGCTAATTACTGTATCTGCCAAGCTAAAAACAGCAACACCTTGGACTGCTTATGGTCAAGTTGATCTAGTAGATAATGCTGAAGGTGTTCAAGATGCTGAGGCACAGCGTTTAGTCGTTGGCGGTGAATACGCCATCAACAAAAATACCACTGGCCACGTTTATGGTGCTTATAAAAGAGATGAGCTAAAAGCAGCGAACGTTACTGCTAAAGACAACTCTTATGGCATCGGTGCAGGTCTTGAGTACAAATTCTAA
- the dsbD gene encoding protein-disulfide reductase DsbD, whose amino-acid sequence MKQSNMKRSSLCVFAAALMGISAATVTLPSHAADELASLFSQKSERFLPVTQAFKVSVQTNGNQVVATFNVTPKHYIYRDKLKLKLPDGVVASDWKFDAKPSMIDDPSFGKVAVFEESFTATATLTSSQSIESTAALRWQGCAKAGLCYPPEDSQFTIKLSSSADKLDSDQSPNASAISKPKNTNAQAAKQTDTKTDKKDADAQTANTADAKPSANLPSATVVTPILDDTDTDSADIRSAVVDSSDGSESINDGALATPSTTTAEGVDKLRHDGAASDPFGIQENPILAIGLLFLAGLLLSFTPCVYPMIPIVANIVARQGNVSGKKGLALSAAYGVGVATAYGLLGALIAWLGRAVNILGWLQNPVVLIVFAIIFALLALYMFDLVKVGLPSRLKDRLQSKSQAADDKLGSVGGSFVAGVLSALVVSPCVSAPMAGALAAVSVSDSVVFGFVALFALGLGLSIPLMIIGAAQGKIMPKAGEWMNHVKTFCGLLLLAVSLSLIERLLFSPVMLVLWALWFALVAVWGWKVGRWLTYAVALVSMLWTACLMIGVASGQSDPWRPLAGLSSHTTVDTQNAPADLHITTLAELDTILAQHDKVVVDITADWCVECRIMERTLFTNRPKALADYQLVKLDITQTTDDSRAVLARYQLFGPPALLFYKDGTLVNVLLGEVSRSDFEQELTKY is encoded by the coding sequence ATGAAACAATCAAACATGAAGCGATCAAGCCTTTGTGTCTTTGCTGCTGCTCTGATGGGTATTAGTGCAGCGACAGTGACCTTACCAAGTCATGCCGCAGACGAACTTGCGTCATTATTTAGCCAAAAATCTGAGCGATTCTTACCTGTCACACAGGCATTTAAGGTGAGTGTGCAGACTAATGGTAATCAGGTCGTGGCGACGTTTAACGTTACCCCTAAGCATTATATCTATCGTGATAAGCTAAAGTTAAAGTTGCCAGATGGTGTGGTAGCGAGCGATTGGAAGTTTGACGCTAAGCCAAGCATGATCGACGATCCAAGCTTTGGAAAAGTGGCAGTCTTTGAAGAAAGCTTTACAGCCACAGCGACGCTCACATCATCGCAGAGTATAGAGAGTACAGCTGCATTAAGATGGCAAGGCTGTGCCAAAGCAGGGCTATGTTATCCACCAGAAGACAGTCAGTTTACCATCAAGCTAAGCTCAAGTGCTGATAAGCTTGACAGTGATCAGTCGCCTAATGCGTCAGCCATATCTAAGCCTAAGAATACCAATGCCCAAGCTGCCAAGCAGACAGACACAAAAACTGATAAAAAAGACGCAGATGCTCAGACAGCTAATACCGCAGACGCCAAGCCATCTGCTAATTTACCATCAGCGACGGTAGTAACGCCTATATTAGATGATACCGATACGGACAGTGCAGATATCCGGTCGGCAGTCGTTGATAGTTCTGATGGTTCTGAGAGTATCAATGATGGTGCGTTAGCCACGCCATCTACCACGACCGCAGAAGGCGTGGATAAGCTTCGTCATGATGGGGCAGCATCTGATCCATTTGGCATCCAAGAAAACCCCATATTAGCAATCGGTCTGCTGTTTTTGGCAGGGCTTTTGCTGTCATTTACGCCATGCGTCTATCCGATGATTCCGATTGTGGCAAATATCGTTGCACGTCAGGGCAATGTCAGTGGTAAAAAAGGCTTGGCGTTATCGGCAGCTTATGGCGTGGGCGTGGCGACAGCTTATGGCTTGCTCGGTGCCTTGATAGCGTGGCTTGGACGTGCAGTGAATATCTTGGGGTGGCTACAAAATCCTGTTGTTCTCATTGTCTTTGCTATCATTTTCGCCTTGCTTGCTTTATATATGTTTGATTTGGTGAAAGTGGGCTTACCAAGCCGTCTAAAAGACCGCTTACAAAGTAAGTCTCAAGCCGCTGATGATAAGCTTGGTAGTGTAGGCGGTAGTTTTGTGGCAGGTGTGCTGTCCGCCTTGGTCGTCTCGCCATGCGTGTCTGCACCGATGGCAGGGGCGTTAGCTGCTGTATCGGTCAGTGATAGCGTGGTGTTCGGATTTGTGGCATTATTTGCACTTGGGCTTGGTTTATCGATTCCGCTGATGATTATCGGTGCTGCCCAAGGTAAGATTATGCCAAAGGCGGGCGAATGGATGAACCATGTGAAGACATTCTGCGGACTGTTACTGCTTGCGGTGTCATTATCTTTGATCGAACGGCTGTTATTCTCACCTGTTATGCTCGTACTGTGGGCGTTATGGTTTGCACTCGTGGCGGTGTGGGGATGGAAAGTGGGTCGCTGGCTAACTTATGCTGTGGCACTTGTCAGTATGCTCTGGACGGCTTGTCTTATGATAGGCGTGGCAAGTGGTCAAAGTGATCCATGGCGACCACTGGCAGGGCTGTCATCGCACACTACTGTAGATACTCAAAATGCACCAGCAGATCTACACATCACAACCCTAGCCGAACTAGATACGATATTAGCACAGCATGATAAGGTGGTGGTAGATATTACCGCAGATTGGTGCGTAGAATGCCGTATTATGGAAAGAACACTGTTCACGAATAGACCAAAAGCCCTTGCTGATTATCAGCTGGTGAAGCTTGATATCACGCAGACTACCGATGATAGCCGTGCGGTTTTAGCTCGTTATCAGTTATTTGGACCGCCTGCACTGCTGTTTTATAAAGATGGCACGTTGGTCAATGTTCTACTCGGTGAAGTTAGCCGAAGTGATTTTGAGCAAGAGCTGACAAAATACTAG